The region GCTTACCTGGATATCCAGGAAGCCGTAATCGATCATCAGTACCGGATCGACAGTGAACAGAAGGAACAGCGGGTTACAGAATAACTGAATGGGGGTTGGAGGAGAGATCATTCTTCTCCAGCCCCTAAATCATTAAATTTGAAGTATAATGGTTATAACACCGTACTGATTTCCAGCTGCGAAGGAGATCCGAATGAAAGCAATCCTGATTGACGATGAAGAATTGGCACTAAAGGCCTTGGAGCGTCAGCTTCATGCGCTTGGCGATTTTGAGATTATCGGCAAATATACCGATCCGCTGTTAGGGCAGCAAAAGGTGGAGGAGACCGAGGCCGACATTGTGTTTCTCGATATCCATTTACCGGAGCTGAACGGGATTGAGCTGGCGGAAAGGCTGCTGGAACAGAGGCCCGACCTGCAGGTTGTATTCGTAACGGCATATGATAAGTATGCTATCAAGGCCTTTGAGCTGAACGCCCTGGATTATGTGCTTAAGCCGATTCATATGGATCGTCTGAAGCTTACGGTCAATAGATTGAATGCCCAGCAGAAGCCTGGACCGGCAGTCTCAACAGCACCATTGCAAGCGAGCTGGAGGATGCTGATGTTCGATGCCTTCCAGATCTACGAAGGAGAGCAGGAGCTTGCACCGCTGCAATGGAGAACGGCGAAAGCGCAGGAAATCTTCTTTTTTCTGCTGCATCATCGCGGCAAAGTGGTCAGCAAGGCCACTCTGATTGAATTGCTGTGGGCTGATTTTGATCTGAATAGAGCCTATCCGCAGTTATATACCGCTGTGTATCATATCCGTAAGATGCTGGAGCCCTTCAGCAGAGAACGGATTCTCCTGCAAAATACGGCAGACGGCTACCTGCTCAAGCTGGAAGGAATCTACCTGGACGTTGATGAGTTCGACCGCTTTATCCAAGCTGGGATTGAGCTCTCGGACGACACGCTGCCCGAATATGAACGAGTCCTGAAGCTGTTCAAGAGCGAATATCTGGAGGGGTACGATTATGTGTGGGCGGAGCTTGAACGGCAGAGATTCCAGCTGCAGTGGATTCGGCTGAAGCTGAATCTGGTCCGCTGGTATATGGATAATGCAGAATATGAACAGGCCTTCAAGCACATTGAACAGGTCTGCACCCGCTATCCGTTAGAGGAGCAAGCGCAATTATTGTACATGCAGATTTCGGACAGAATGGGCTTTCATTTTCTGGTGCAAAGACAGTATGTATTGCTGGAAACGGTGATGGAAGCAGAGGTTGCGGAGAAACCAAGCCGGGAGATTGTCAAATGGTATAGGGATTGGGATAACAAGCGTCAAAAAGGGTGAGTCCTTGGATTCATCCTTTTTGCCCTATCTAAATTATGATATATTTAATCTTGAATATTTCGTTCTGCAAAGTTCCGGCGAAGGAGAACCCCATGACCCAATTTGTCTACAAGCAGATTATTGCTGACCTCAAAACGAAGATCTTTGCCGGGCAGTACGCCGATATGAAGCTGCCGGATGAGCGCAGTCTCAGCGAGGCGTATCAGGTTAGCCGCAGTACCATTAAGCGTGCGCTGATGAAGATGGAGAGCTCGGGCATTATTTTCAAGAAACGTGGCTCCGGCACCTTCATCAACCCGTTATACATAAAGAACGATTCGATCTTCAACTACGAAGGCTCTAACCTGGGGGTGTCGGATAACTTCCAGATGCACGGCAAGAAGCCGGAGATCAAGGTGCTGAGCTTCGAGGTCATCCGGCCCACGGAGGAGCTTCAGCGGGATTTGTTCCTGATGCCCCATGATTTCGTGTATAAGATCGTGCGTCTGCGCCTGTTTGAAGGTGCGCCCTTCATGATTGAGACGGGATATATTCCGATCAAAATTGTGCAAAATCTCGACCAGACGATTATCGAGGGGTCGATTTTTCATTATCTGGAGGAGTCGCGCAATTTGGCGGTGACCAAATCCTTTTTGTCTATTTTTGCCGAGCCTTCGCTGCCTGAAGATCAGGAATTGCTCCATCTGAAGGAGAATGAACCT is a window of Paenibacillus sp. FSL H3-0469 DNA encoding:
- a CDS encoding response regulator yields the protein MKAILIDDEELALKALERQLHALGDFEIIGKYTDPLLGQQKVEETEADIVFLDIHLPELNGIELAERLLEQRPDLQVVFVTAYDKYAIKAFELNALDYVLKPIHMDRLKLTVNRLNAQQKPGPAVSTAPLQASWRMLMFDAFQIYEGEQELAPLQWRTAKAQEIFFFLLHHRGKVVSKATLIELLWADFDLNRAYPQLYTAVYHIRKMLEPFSRERILLQNTADGYLLKLEGIYLDVDEFDRFIQAGIELSDDTLPEYERVLKLFKSEYLEGYDYVWAELERQRFQLQWIRLKLNLVRWYMDNAEYEQAFKHIEQVCTRYPLEEQAQLLYMQISDRMGFHFLVQRQYVLLETVMEAEVAEKPSREIVKWYRDWDNKRQKG
- a CDS encoding GntR family transcriptional regulator translates to MTQFVYKQIIADLKTKIFAGQYADMKLPDERSLSEAYQVSRSTIKRALMKMESSGIIFKKRGSGTFINPLYIKNDSIFNYEGSNLGVSDNFQMHGKKPEIKVLSFEVIRPTEELQRDLFLMPHDFVYKIVRLRLFEGAPFMIETGYIPIKIVQNLDQTIIEGSIFHYLEESRNLAVTKSFLSIFAEPSLPEDQELLHLKENEPVGIMEGIFFLDNGTPFEFSHMRFHYEYLKFNTFVSVH